One Fusibacter sp. A1 DNA window includes the following coding sequences:
- a CDS encoding ABC transporter ATP-binding protein, translating to MLKVMKLVKHYKKTDAVNGIDFEIQQGEVMGILGPNGAGKTTTIKCIAGLIRATEGEITVNGQVNTSLMAKRLMAYIPEVPEAYELMTVWEHMVFIAKAYRLKDWEPKAESLLNRFEMSDKKDKLAKELSKGMKQKLSICMGLVTEPKVVLFDEPMIGLDPKAIKETKAVMRELAKDGCAVLVSTHLLDTIESTCDKVLVLKDGHVVAAGTPDELRSKMGTSEASLEELFLEVTKDA from the coding sequence ATGTTAAAAGTGATGAAATTGGTAAAACATTATAAAAAGACAGATGCTGTCAATGGCATCGATTTTGAAATTCAGCAAGGTGAAGTGATGGGAATACTCGGTCCGAACGGTGCAGGGAAGACCACGACAATCAAATGTATCGCAGGGCTTATCCGCGCCACAGAGGGTGAAATCACCGTTAACGGTCAAGTGAACACCTCTCTTATGGCAAAAAGGCTGATGGCTTATATCCCAGAGGTTCCGGAAGCCTACGAGCTGATGACGGTGTGGGAGCATATGGTCTTTATCGCCAAGGCCTATCGCCTGAAAGACTGGGAACCCAAGGCCGAATCGCTACTGAACCGATTTGAGATGTCCGACAAAAAAGACAAGCTCGCCAAGGAACTCTCAAAGGGTATGAAGCAGAAGCTGTCCATATGTATGGGACTAGTCACAGAGCCCAAGGTGGTCCTTTTCGACGAACCCATGATCGGTCTTGACCCAAAAGCCATCAAAGAGACGAAAGCTGTGATGAGGGAACTCGCAAAAGACGGATGCGCCGTTCTTGTGAGCACGCATCTTCTAGACACGATAGAATCCACTTGCGACAAGGTGCTTGTCTTAAAAGACGGTCATGTGGTCGCGGCGGGGACTCCAGATGAACTAAGATCCAAAATGGGCACCTCGGAGGCATCCCTTGAAGAACTCTTCCTGGAGGTGACCAAAGATGCCTAG
- a CDS encoding NUDIX hydrolase: protein MTFDRFWGIAADDKKAISKRVSAIAVTKLNGRFLMIATKRGYVMFPGGAVEEGESFAEAAARELTEETGYQKRGEMKYLGRAVTRKVDRFDHDALYESEMHFYRCDIHDGQVDLKLSSREIASGIQPTWMTKEEIIQCNRSYYETVPFDDPWVKMVEFVLEGLQ, encoded by the coding sequence ATGACGTTCGATCGATTTTGGGGAATAGCGGCAGACGATAAAAAAGCGATAAGTAAGAGAGTCTCAGCCATCGCAGTCACCAAGCTAAATGGGCGATTCCTTATGATCGCTACAAAAAGAGGGTATGTCATGTTTCCAGGCGGTGCCGTGGAAGAAGGCGAGAGCTTTGCTGAGGCCGCCGCAAGGGAACTAACCGAAGAGACAGGTTATCAAAAACGAGGAGAAATGAAGTATCTTGGGAGAGCGGTCACAAGAAAAGTAGACAGATTCGACCACGACGCCCTCTATGAATCCGAAATGCACTTCTACCGCTGCGACATACACGACGGGCAAGTGGATCTGAAACTGTCCTCAAGAGAGATTGCTTCAGGAATACAGCCGACATGGATGACAAAAGAAGAGATCATCCAGTGTAATCGCAGTTACTATGAGACGGTCCCGTTTGATGACCCGTGGGTCAAGATGGTCGAGTTCGTACTTGAAGGATTGCAGTAA
- a CDS encoding GNAT family N-acetyltransferase, whose amino-acid sequence MKYIIKELRPEYEAYLWDLLYNAIFVAREEMPPAREMKELHELKKYMQHWGEKEGDYGLIALSEENQPLGAVWIRLFDEDDKCWGYVDQKTPELNIALSPTFRNQGIGTELMVKMLKDLKANYDQVSLSVNPNNPSVRLYERFGFEKYEEVPPAITMIKKLK is encoded by the coding sequence ATGAAGTACATCATAAAAGAGCTCAGACCTGAATATGAAGCGTATCTTTGGGATTTGCTTTACAATGCCATCTTTGTGGCACGTGAGGAAATGCCACCTGCTAGAGAGATGAAAGAACTGCATGAGCTAAAAAAGTACATGCAGCACTGGGGCGAAAAGGAAGGCGACTACGGACTGATTGCTCTAAGCGAGGAAAACCAACCACTTGGAGCCGTCTGGATCAGGCTGTTTGATGAGGATGACAAGTGCTGGGGTTATGTGGATCAAAAGACGCCGGAACTCAACATTGCGCTTTCACCGACCTTTAGAAACCAAGGTATCGGAACGGAACTGATGGTGAAGATGCTCAAGGACTTAAAAGCAAATTATGATCAGGTTTCACTAAGCGTAAATCCCAACAATCCGAGCGTACGATTATACGAACGGTTCGGTTTTGAAAAATACGAAGAGGTACCACCGGCAATCACCATGATAAAAAAACTTAAATAG
- a CDS encoding HD-GYP domain-containing protein, whose translation MRIKHISNVREGDVLGRTLFDDGLRRMVNRGTVLTSSIIDKLEKLGYSRVYISDHTDDLPINPLISDETMIKSIGAVKQVFKDMKRGQHQLKEGQAHPVLETEKFEAVVDDLYAAMFNNDHLMYYMVVLMGSDAYTYRHSVEVSVLSMLTAQALGYDESMVKHIGMGAILHDIGKVQVPDEILNKKGSLTPEELAEVKKHVTYGYEMVKSDRRITAYAKNIILKHHERLDGKGYEGGLLEKEIDDYVNIVTVADIFHALISERVYKNCIPVTQAVSILREGVGQQIKYNVLAGFLAHIAIYPPGTRVKLNNGDEATVIDVKKKQPHKPIISIMKDNKRIEYDLSRLVHLEIESVIE comes from the coding sequence ATGAGAATAAAGCATATTTCAAATGTGCGCGAAGGCGATGTGTTAGGTAGGACTCTTTTTGATGATGGTCTTAGAAGAATGGTCAATAGAGGAACCGTCCTGACGAGCTCGATCATCGATAAGCTAGAAAAGCTAGGCTATTCTAGAGTCTACATATCGGATCATACTGATGATTTGCCTATCAACCCACTGATCAGCGATGAGACCATGATAAAAAGCATCGGGGCCGTAAAGCAGGTGTTCAAGGATATGAAAAGAGGTCAACACCAGCTGAAGGAAGGCCAAGCACATCCAGTGCTCGAAACCGAAAAATTCGAAGCGGTTGTAGATGACTTGTATGCCGCGATGTTTAATAATGACCATTTAATGTATTATATGGTGGTATTAATGGGTTCGGACGCGTATACTTATAGACATAGCGTAGAAGTTTCCGTGCTGTCCATGCTAACCGCCCAGGCGCTGGGATATGACGAAAGTATGGTCAAACATATTGGAATGGGTGCCATCTTGCATGACATAGGCAAAGTACAGGTTCCTGATGAGATACTCAACAAAAAAGGAAGCCTGACACCGGAAGAACTTGCAGAAGTAAAAAAACATGTCACTTACGGTTATGAGATGGTTAAAAGCGACAGGCGAATCACAGCCTATGCGAAGAATATCATTTTGAAGCATCATGAACGGCTGGATGGAAAGGGATATGAAGGCGGACTGTTAGAGAAGGAAATCGACGATTATGTGAACATTGTAACGGTAGCGGATATTTTTCACGCGCTCATTTCAGAGAGAGTGTATAAGAACTGTATCCCAGTGACGCAAGCGGTTTCTATTTTAAGGGAGGGAGTCGGTCAACAGATAAAATACAATGTTTTAGCAGGATTTTTGGCACATATCGCCATTTATCCACCAGGGACTCGAGTGAAGCTGAACAATGGTGATGAAGCTACGGTCATTGACGTTAAGAAGAAGCAACCTCATAAGCCTATTATCAGCATCATGAAGGATAATAAACGTATCGAGTATGATCTATCAAGACTTGTCCACTTAGAAATTGAAAGTGTTATCGAATAG
- a CDS encoding peptidylprolyl isomerase yields MSNPVVTLKIKDKGVVKIELFAEDAPQSVDNFISLIETEYYDGLIFHRIIKNFMIQGGCPDGTGMGGPGHNIYGEFKANGFDNKIKHTKGTLSMARSQSPNSAGSQFFICHVDTPHLDGSYAAFGRVTEGQDVVDAVAKVQVDGRDRPLDDVVIESMTVELNGHVPGEVKHY; encoded by the coding sequence ATGTCAAATCCAGTAGTAACATTAAAAATCAAAGACAAGGGTGTAGTTAAAATTGAATTGTTCGCAGAGGATGCTCCACAATCGGTTGATAACTTCATAAGCTTGATTGAAACAGAGTATTATGATGGACTTATTTTCCACAGAATCATCAAAAACTTCATGATTCAAGGCGGTTGCCCGGATGGAACAGGTATGGGCGGTCCAGGACACAATATCTATGGCGAGTTCAAAGCAAATGGGTTTGACAATAAGATCAAGCATACAAAAGGAACGCTTTCTATGGCTAGATCGCAATCACCTAACAGTGCAGGATCTCAATTCTTTATCTGTCATGTGGACACTCCACACCTTGATGGAAGCTATGCAGCTTTTGGTAGAGTGACAGAAGGTCAAGATGTTGTCGATGCAGTGGCAAAGGTGCAGGTGGATGGAAGAGACAGGCCGCTTGATGATGTTGTGATCGAATCGATGACAGTGGAACTTAACGGACACGTTCCAGGTGAAGTGAAACATTACTAA
- a CDS encoding 8-oxo-dGTP diphosphatase has product MIVASLIYLRRDSKTLMLHRNKRGDDYHLGKYNGIGGKLEAGESPEDCALREIKEETGLIANEVKYRGHIAFPVFDGNEDWLCFIYECYDFEGDLVEGSEGSLHWIEDESLLDLPLWEGDPIFLNVIYHSSDLFSGKFTYEDKELKSYQLKRHKED; this is encoded by the coding sequence ATGATTGTCGCTTCGCTGATCTATTTACGTAGGGACTCTAAAACCCTCATGCTTCACCGAAACAAGCGTGGAGATGATTATCATCTAGGTAAATACAACGGCATCGGCGGAAAACTAGAAGCCGGTGAATCGCCTGAAGACTGCGCTCTGAGAGAAATCAAGGAAGAAACCGGATTGATCGCCAACGAAGTGAAGTACCGCGGCCATATCGCTTTTCCCGTATTTGACGGAAACGAGGATTGGCTGTGTTTTATTTATGAGTGTTACGATTTTGAAGGAGACTTGGTAGAAGGATCAGAAGGCTCGCTCCACTGGATCGAGGATGAATCATTACTTGATTTGCCACTCTGGGAAGGCGATCCGATCTTTTTGAACGTCATTTATCATAGTTCGGATTTATTCTCTGGTAAATTTACTTACGAGGATAAGGAACTTAAATCATATCAATTAAAGAGACATAAGGAGGATTAA
- a CDS encoding GNAT family N-acetyltransferase, whose translation MIRKHTMASQVSDILVDLVPLSEGFELVQYDPMIHHEIVPQIYSRCFNLRAWGELWDKFEGFYSEGVFLIYHKSLKSYVGFIVSYIAEDTPYITSLGVTEDFRGRRLGTYLVQRVAQHYAKMGYKQLWVDINPHYEGFERRCVSMGFSVIREEIR comes from the coding sequence ATGATACGTAAACATACAATGGCTAGTCAAGTGAGCGACATACTTGTAGATTTAGTACCATTATCTGAGGGATTCGAACTCGTACAATACGATCCGATGATACACCATGAGATTGTTCCTCAAATTTACTCGAGATGTTTCAACCTCAGGGCATGGGGAGAACTTTGGGACAAGTTTGAAGGCTTCTATTCTGAGGGTGTTTTTCTCATCTATCATAAATCACTGAAATCCTATGTGGGCTTCATCGTAAGTTATATCGCGGAAGATACGCCGTATATAACTTCACTTGGGGTTACAGAGGATTTTAGAGGAAGAAGGCTTGGAACCTATCTTGTCCAGCGGGTTGCCCAGCATTATGCCAAAATGGGCTATAAGCAATTATGGGTGGATATCAATCCTCATTATGAGGGATTTGAAAGACGCTGTGTTTCAATGGGTTTTTCAGTCATCCGAGAGGAAATAAGATGA
- a CDS encoding CotH kinase family protein, which yields MNVKRTAVAYTLILILLAVVGTLYLNEKPITPITSVEAVTKRTDEGFGRIFNDELKHELHIYITEEEWLGMGKDMMRYRYTDSRMRTGAYRTARVVYKDDYGEFEIDRIGIRTKGNTTRLIPENHEGVLRRSHFKLKFDWTLDERVASEAYKQLGQRTFLGVNELALKSNMESDRSFVHEKYAYDLLRQLGVPAPKITLTTLTVHVDGRELDYGVYTVIESVNKGFLTNQYGTKLNDGNLYRALWQDFGPATLMPIINPMAVGIKDWESNYRPAYDLITNTDSVTHVELYDFIDHLNRLEGEAFVDYIDKTLDVDVLLKAFAVTVLIGSPDDYRAMGNNYYLYFKPDGQVVFFPYDFDNSLGYGWDGESFGGYEGIATEDIYEWRSLASIFMGVDYSHPLADKILAVEKYRGRYEEILLELISTKAYSYESFLKLFESVKVMYGDDLDNVTSAGKLMFLTNEKSFMDLKIKSVLDQIEK from the coding sequence ATGAATGTGAAACGCACAGCGGTAGCCTATACGCTTATCCTCATCCTCTTAGCGGTTGTAGGCACCCTCTACCTGAACGAGAAGCCGATCACTCCGATCACTTCTGTGGAAGCGGTGACAAAACGGACAGACGAGGGCTTCGGTAGGATTTTTAACGATGAGTTGAAACATGAACTGCATATCTACATCACAGAAGAAGAGTGGCTTGGCATGGGCAAGGATATGATGCGCTACCGGTATACCGATTCAAGGATGCGTACCGGTGCCTATAGGACCGCGCGTGTCGTATACAAGGACGACTACGGTGAGTTTGAGATAGATCGGATCGGCATCAGGACCAAAGGGAACACCACAAGGCTCATACCAGAAAACCATGAGGGTGTTCTCAGGCGAAGCCACTTCAAATTGAAGTTCGACTGGACGCTCGATGAAAGGGTCGCAAGCGAAGCCTACAAGCAGCTTGGACAAAGAACGTTTCTAGGGGTGAACGAGCTCGCGCTGAAGTCCAATATGGAAAGCGACCGTTCCTTTGTCCATGAAAAATACGCCTATGACCTCTTAAGGCAGCTTGGTGTTCCAGCACCGAAAATCACCCTGACTACCCTTACGGTTCATGTGGACGGGCGGGAACTCGATTACGGGGTCTATACCGTCATCGAATCGGTCAATAAAGGCTTCCTGACCAATCAGTATGGCACGAAGCTCAATGACGGAAACCTTTACAGGGCCCTTTGGCAGGACTTCGGACCGGCGACCCTGATGCCGATCATCAACCCCATGGCTGTGGGTATCAAGGACTGGGAATCAAACTACAGGCCAGCCTATGATCTGATAACCAACACCGATTCAGTGACACACGTAGAGCTTTACGACTTCATCGATCATTTGAACCGGCTCGAGGGCGAAGCGTTTGTAGACTATATCGACAAGACCTTGGATGTGGATGTGCTTTTAAAAGCCTTCGCCGTCACCGTGCTGATCGGGTCCCCGGACGACTATAGGGCCATGGGGAACAATTATTACCTTTACTTCAAGCCCGACGGACAAGTGGTCTTTTTTCCGTATGACTTTGATAACTCACTCGGATACGGGTGGGATGGTGAGAGCTTTGGAGGATACGAAGGCATAGCGACAGAAGATATCTACGAGTGGCGAAGTCTTGCAAGCATATTCATGGGCGTCGATTACAGCCACCCGCTAGCGGATAAGATACTGGCAGTGGAGAAGTACCGCGGCAGATATGAGGAGATACTGCTTGAACTGATCTCGACGAAGGCCTACTCGTATGAAAGTTTCTTAAAGCTGTTTGAATCCGTAAAGGTCATGTACGGCGACGATCTTGATAATGTCACTAGTGCCGGAAAGCTAATGTTTTTGACGAACGAAAAAAGCTTTATGGACCTAAAAATCAAATCGGTTCTCGATCAAATTGAAAAATAA
- a CDS encoding DUF4956 domain-containing protein — MTTIMDLLKSQLLQSQTIGGLSIEGVLLAMAMAFIAGYIIYLVYRSSYSGVTYVNQLAITLVALTMITCLMILTITSNLLLSLGMVGALSIVRFRTAVKEPIDIIYMFWAISIGIAIGAGFFLLAVLGVISIGAALFGLSRMAIDSTLYLLVVIFESDSARSDVETAMSIHAKSSRFRSEVALDQKRELTMEIRLKKQSSGIISVIESIPGVKSASLIGVNTNQLY; from the coding sequence ATGACGACGATTATGGATTTGCTAAAGTCACAACTGCTACAATCACAAACCATCGGAGGCCTCAGCATTGAAGGGGTTCTTCTTGCGATGGCGATGGCCTTTATCGCAGGCTATATCATCTATCTTGTGTATCGTTCCTCCTATTCGGGAGTCACCTATGTCAACCAGCTGGCCATCACGCTTGTCGCGCTTACGATGATTACCTGCCTGATGATTCTTACGATCACCTCCAACCTGCTATTATCGCTTGGTATGGTGGGCGCCTTAAGTATCGTAAGATTCAGGACGGCTGTAAAGGAACCCATTGACATCATCTATATGTTTTGGGCGATCTCGATCGGTATCGCCATTGGCGCAGGATTCTTCTTACTTGCGGTACTGGGAGTCATCAGCATAGGTGCCGCGCTGTTTGGCCTAAGCAGAATGGCGATTGATTCGACGCTCTACCTCTTGGTCGTCATCTTCGAATCAGATAGCGCAAGAAGCGATGTGGAGACGGCTATGTCCATCCACGCAAAGAGCAGCAGATTTAGAAGTGAAGTGGCTTTGGATCAAAAGCGGGAGCTGACCATGGAGATTCGCCTGAAAAAGCAGTCGAGTGGGATCATCTCGGTCATCGAATCCATCCCGGGAGTAAAATCTGCATCACTAATCGGTGTGAATACAAACCAGCTTTACTAG
- a CDS encoding polyphosphate polymerase domain-containing protein, whose protein sequence is MRKELKYQLDVERSELLIKLLSLVCAPDSHTGTDGSYQVTSLYFDDRFDSHLWEKNDGEDKRPKLRLRYYNDDKEKLYLESKQKKGDYVLKHRRKITREEYDLMLVKPSIVSQWLPGIHGEGLIPVKVVTYERKAFIIPCEGGRITFDRQLRASTNFRPHLFGDCAYAAISDENTVIFEVKFNESLPWHIQRIISDVGIKTAWSKYATSRQI, encoded by the coding sequence ATGCGAAAGGAACTGAAATATCAGCTGGATGTAGAAAGGTCTGAGCTGCTGATCAAGCTTTTGTCACTTGTATGCGCCCCTGACAGCCACACCGGCACAGATGGAAGCTATCAGGTGACAAGTTTATATTTTGACGACCGTTTTGATTCTCATCTATGGGAGAAAAACGACGGAGAAGATAAAAGACCCAAACTAAGACTCAGGTATTACAATGACGACAAGGAAAAGCTCTATCTGGAAAGCAAACAGAAAAAGGGTGACTATGTTCTCAAGCACAGAAGGAAGATCACAAGGGAGGAATACGACCTGATGTTAGTCAAGCCTTCGATCGTGTCACAGTGGCTGCCAGGCATACACGGTGAGGGGCTGATACCGGTGAAGGTTGTGACGTATGAAAGAAAGGCCTTTATCATCCCATGCGAGGGTGGGCGCATCACCTTTGACAGACAGCTTCGGGCGTCTACGAATTTCAGGCCCCATTTGTTCGGGGACTGCGCCTACGCTGCGATAAGCGACGAGAACACCGTGATATTCGAAGTGAAGTTCAACGAAAGCCTGCCTTGGCATATTCAAAGAATCATAAGCGATGTGGGAATCAAGACCGCTTGGTCGAAATATGCGACCAGCCGCCAAATTTAA